In Candidatus Persebacteraceae bacterium Df01, a genomic segment contains:
- the rplW gene encoding 50S ribosomal protein L23, which translates to MTGSARLMSIIRAPVISEKSTEAGDRHRTAVFRVLPSARKDEIRRAVEKMFEVKVEKVRVTNVNGKTVNQMGRRRHSSGSRVSWRKAYVRLAKGYDINFAELQ; encoded by the coding sequence ATGACTGGTAGTGCCCGACTCATGAGCATCATTCGTGCGCCGGTGATTTCCGAAAAAAGTACGGAAGCTGGAGACCGGCACCGCACAGCAGTGTTTCGTGTGCTTCCTAGTGCTCGTAAAGATGAAATTCGCCGTGCGGTAGAAAAAATGTTTGAGGTTAAAGTAGAAAAAGTTCGCGTTACCAATGTGAACGGTAAAACCGTTAATCAGATGGGGCGTCGTCGTCACTCTTCGGGAAGTCGAGTTTCGTGGAGAAAAGCCTATGTTCGCTTGGCCAAAGGTTATGATATTAATTTTGCGGAGCTGCAATAA
- the rplB gene encoding 50S ribosomal protein L2, protein MALVKSKPNTPGQRGMVRVKTPGLHKGNPCGPLLEKKRKTAGRNNHGRITAWHRGGGSRRHYRQVDFKRDKDGVPARVERLEYDPNRSAHLALLLYADGERRYIIAPQGVAVGDRIESGADAPIRFGNAKPLSAIPVGVTVHCIELRPGHGAQLARAAGISAQFVALDGDYAMLRLKSGETRRVRADCRAVIGASGNEEHFLRKLGKAGVVRWRGRRPHVRGMVMNPVDHPMGGGEGRSKSNKIPVSPWGQPAKGYRTRKNKRTDKWIVSRRHARKR, encoded by the coding sequence ATGGCGCTGGTTAAATCCAAACCGAATACTCCAGGCCAGCGCGGCATGGTGCGCGTCAAAACGCCGGGGTTACACAAAGGCAACCCTTGCGGTCCCTTGTTAGAAAAGAAACGTAAAACAGCAGGGCGAAACAATCATGGACGCATCACCGCTTGGCATCGTGGTGGCGGTAGTCGTCGCCACTATCGGCAGGTTGACTTTAAGCGGGATAAAGATGGGGTTCCAGCGCGTGTTGAGCGGTTGGAATATGATCCCAATCGTAGCGCGCATTTAGCGTTGTTGCTTTATGCTGATGGCGAACGGCGCTATATTATCGCACCGCAAGGAGTGGCTGTGGGAGATAGAATTGAAAGCGGTGCTGATGCTCCCATCCGTTTTGGTAATGCTAAACCACTATCTGCCATTCCAGTAGGGGTGACAGTGCATTGTATAGAATTGCGTCCTGGACATGGCGCACAGTTGGCTCGGGCTGCTGGTATCAGCGCCCAATTTGTGGCTTTGGATGGGGATTACGCTATGTTGCGTCTTAAGTCCGGTGAAACGCGGCGAGTACGTGCCGATTGTCGTGCCGTTATCGGAGCCAGCGGTAATGAAGAGCATTTTTTGCGCAAGCTTGGCAAGGCTGGTGTGGTACGTTGGCGCGGGCGCAGACCTCACGTGCGTGGCATGGTGATGAATCCGGTAGATCATCCTATGGGCGGCGGTGAGGGTCGTAGTAAATCCAACAAAATTCCGGTAAGTCCTTGGGGACAACCGGCGAAGGGTTACCGCACACGTAAAAACAAGAGAACAGATAAATGGATTGTGTCACGCCGGCACGCACGGAAGAGATAA
- the rpsS gene encoding 30S ribosomal protein S19 codes for MTRSIKKGVMVDHHLARKVSKAQETRDRRPIKTWSRRSMITPDFVGLTIGVHNGRQHVPVFVTENMVGQRLGEFAPTRTFRGHPTGDKSAKKGR; via the coding sequence ATGACACGCTCAATAAAAAAAGGCGTCATGGTGGATCATCATCTAGCGCGTAAAGTATCAAAAGCACAGGAAACTCGAGATCGTAGACCTATCAAAACTTGGTCTCGCCGTTCCATGATTACCCCTGATTTTGTTGGGCTAACTATTGGTGTTCACAATGGTCGTCAGCACGTGCCGGTTTTTGTCACTGAAAATATGGTGGGGCAAAGGCTTGGTGAATTTGCGCCTACTCGCACATTTCGTGGTCATCCTACCGGCGATAAGTCGGCAAAGAAAGGCAGATAA
- the rplV gene encoding 50S ribosomal protein L22 yields MQTARAIIRNAPLSPQKGRLVADQVRGMNVGKAMECLLFSRKKAAAILRKGLSSAIANAEENAGADIDALYVARIEVTDGMTIKRIRFGARGRVSRINKRRSHVLIQLAAKEGK; encoded by the coding sequence ATGCAAACTGCTCGTGCCATTATTCGCAACGCGCCACTGTCGCCACAAAAAGGTCGCCTAGTTGCCGACCAAGTGCGTGGTATGAATGTCGGTAAAGCTATGGAGTGTTTGCTATTCAGTCGCAAAAAAGCTGCTGCCATTTTGCGCAAAGGGTTAAGTTCAGCCATTGCCAATGCTGAAGAAAACGCTGGTGCTGATATTGATGCTTTGTATGTAGCGCGTATTGAAGTGACGGACGGGATGACAATAAAACGAATTCGGTTTGGTGCGCGTGGCCGAGTGTCGCGTATTAATAAGCGACGTAGCCATGTTTTAATTCAACTGGCAGCTAAGGAAGGGAAATAA
- the rpsC gene encoding 30S ribosomal protein S3, with protein MGRKVNPIGFRLAVRRDWKSRWFAKGRDFAEMVIKDTQARRHVSTNYPQANISHVEIERTMRAVRVIVHSARPGMVIGKKGEGIDRLRVDLRRLFGVDDVSVDIREVSQPEANAKLIALNVASQLERRIMFRRAMRRAMASAMRLGVEGVKIMCAGRLNGIEIARTEWYREGRVPLHTLKNDIDYGCAEAKTSMGVVGIKVWVSRGDKFGKARVSKYTAQSVEEEIVTADEGSIAVIEAPDVVEAVVAKESGTVEVANEVVIESPVTEKSGEEVSAETSSAPKENVASQIEIEKTEESDAATGKN; from the coding sequence ATGGGGCGCAAAGTTAATCCAATTGGTTTTCGTCTTGCGGTGCGCCGCGATTGGAAATCTCGCTGGTTTGCCAAAGGGCGCGATTTTGCCGAGATGGTTATTAAAGATACGCAAGCGCGACGCCATGTAAGCACCAATTATCCTCAGGCAAATATTAGTCACGTTGAAATTGAACGAACAATGCGGGCAGTTCGAGTGATTGTGCATTCTGCTAGGCCTGGTATGGTCATCGGTAAAAAAGGTGAAGGTATTGATCGGTTGCGCGTTGACTTACGTCGGCTATTTGGTGTGGATGATGTGTCGGTAGATATTCGCGAAGTTTCCCAACCAGAGGCAAACGCCAAACTTATTGCACTTAATGTTGCGTCCCAATTAGAGCGGCGTATTATGTTTCGTCGTGCTATGCGGAGGGCAATGGCCAGTGCCATGCGTTTAGGTGTAGAAGGTGTCAAAATTATGTGTGCTGGACGTTTGAACGGTATAGAAATTGCTCGTACGGAATGGTATCGCGAAGGGCGAGTGCCTTTACACACATTGAAAAATGATATTGACTACGGCTGTGCCGAAGCTAAAACCAGCATGGGTGTGGTTGGCATTAAAGTTTGGGTGTCGCGTGGCGACAAATTTGGCAAAGCTCGAGTATCTAAATACACCGCACAAAGCGTGGAAGAAGAAATTGTTACCGCTGACGAGGGTAGCATTGCTGTTATTGAAGCGCCTGATGTAGTTGAAGCTGTTGTTGCTAAAGAAAGTGGTACGGTTGAAGTCGCTAACGAGGTTGTCATTGAATCACCCGTTACTGAAAAGAGTGGTGAGGAAGTTTCTGCTGAAACATCTTCCGCACCAAAAGAAAATGTGGCTTCACAAATCGAAATAGAAAAAACAGAGGAAAGCGATGCTGCAACCGGCAAGAACTAA
- the rplP gene encoding 50S ribosomal protein L16 yields MLQPARTKYRKVQKGRNRGMATSGCKINFGDYGLKATVTGQLTSRQIESARRAIVRSVKRAGKVWIRVFPDKPVSKKPVEVRMGSGKGNPEFWCFEVKPGKILYEMEGVSEAAAREAFRLGAAKLPFATRFVNRREEQ; encoded by the coding sequence ATGCTGCAACCGGCAAGAACTAAGTATCGCAAGGTACAAAAAGGCCGCAATCGCGGCATGGCAACCAGCGGTTGTAAAATAAACTTTGGTGATTACGGTCTGAAAGCTACCGTCACCGGTCAGTTGACATCTCGCCAAATTGAATCCGCGCGGCGAGCAATTGTTCGTTCCGTTAAGCGCGCTGGTAAAGTGTGGATACGGGTATTTCCTGACAAGCCGGTAAGTAAAAAACCGGTTGAGGTACGTATGGGTAGTGGTAAGGGAAATCCAGAGTTTTGGTGTTTTGAAGTTAAACCAGGCAAAATATTGTACGAAATGGAAGGTGTGAGCGAGGCAGCGGCGCGTGAGGCTTTTCGTTTGGGCGCTGCAAAATTGCCTTTTGCTACACGTTTTGTCAATCGCCGCGAAGAGCAATAG
- the rpmC gene encoding 50S ribosomal protein L29, whose product MSQIGRRKVEVREKAIDGLREELNALRREHFNLRVQKAAQQNTKSSELRRVRRDVARVETILREKENKV is encoded by the coding sequence ATGAGTCAGATTGGACGCAGAAAAGTAGAGGTAAGGGAAAAAGCAATTGACGGCTTGCGAGAAGAATTGAACGCATTGCGCCGTGAGCATTTTAACTTGCGAGTGCAAAAAGCGGCACAACAAAACACTAAAAGCAGCGAATTGCGTCGTGTTCGCCGTGATGTGGCGCGAGTGGAAACTATTTTGCGTGAAAAGGAGAATAAAGTATGA
- the rpsQ gene encoding 30S ribosomal protein S17: MIGKETVKRRLRGVVVGNLADKTARIRIERQMQHPLYKKVIRRHNSVQAHDAENTCRLGDTVVIEEIPRVSKTKSWRVIQVTGGEKS; the protein is encoded by the coding sequence ATGATAGGCAAAGAGACAGTCAAGCGCCGTTTGCGCGGCGTAGTCGTAGGCAATCTTGCCGACAAAACTGCACGCATTCGCATTGAAAGACAAATGCAGCATCCACTGTACAAAAAAGTAATTCGCCGCCACAATAGCGTGCAAGCGCACGATGCTGAAAATACCTGTCGCCTTGGTGATACGGTAGTTATTGAAGAAATTCCGAGAGTTTCCAAAACCAAATCATGGCGAGTGATTCAAGTCACTGGTGGAGAGAAGTCGTGA
- the rplN gene encoding 50S ribosomal protein L14 — MIQMQTVLGSADNTGAKKLMCIKVLGGSHRRYAHIGDIIKVSVKEATPRGRVKKGEVYDAVVVRTVHGVRRVDGSRLRFQKNAAVLLNNRKDPLGTRVFGPVTRELRTDRFMKIVSLAPEVF, encoded by the coding sequence GTGATTCAAATGCAAACTGTTTTAGGATCGGCGGACAATACTGGTGCCAAAAAATTAATGTGTATTAAAGTGCTTGGCGGTTCTCACCGCCGTTACGCTCACATTGGTGACATTATTAAAGTGAGCGTTAAGGAGGCAACGCCCCGTGGACGGGTGAAAAAAGGTGAAGTGTACGACGCTGTTGTCGTACGCACAGTACACGGTGTTCGTCGTGTTGACGGTTCGCGTCTACGTTTCCAAAAAAATGCCGCTGTACTACTTAACAATCGTAAAGACCCTTTAGGAACTCGTGTATTTGGACCAGTAACGCGCGAATTACGCACTGATCGTTTTATGAAAATCGTTTCACTGGCACCGGAGGTATTTTAA
- the rplX gene encoding 50S ribosomal protein L24: protein MNKIKSGDEIIVLCGRDKGRTGVVRKVLLDSQDKPEKVIVEGINTVTHYDRPNPQENQPGGLVKREAPLHASNVAFLNEDKGVRIKIGIGADGKKTRFAAGKEVK from the coding sequence ATGAATAAAATCAAAAGCGGTGATGAGATTATAGTGTTGTGTGGACGCGATAAAGGACGAACTGGCGTGGTGCGCAAGGTGTTGTTAGACTCGCAGGACAAGCCAGAGAAAGTAATTGTTGAGGGAATTAATACCGTGACTCACTATGATCGACCAAATCCACAGGAGAATCAACCTGGTGGGTTAGTCAAACGTGAAGCGCCTTTGCATGCTTCTAACGTGGCATTTTTAAATGAAGACAAAGGTGTTCGCATCAAAATTGGTATTGGCGCAGACGGTAAAAAAACGCGCTTTGCCGCAGGAAAAGAGGTGAAATGA
- the rplE gene encoding 50S ribosomal protein L5, with protein sequence MSVAPTRLQQLYEQKIVPDIMKRHGYKSHLAVPRLSKITLNMGIGQAVADKKKLQSAMEDMTQISGQKPVQTLARKSIAGFKLREEVAIGCKVTIRRKRMYDFLDRLITTALPRSRDFRGLKAKSLDGRGNYSLGIPEQIVFHEIQYEKIDELRGLDVTITTTASDDEQALELLLALGVPIQQQER encoded by the coding sequence ATGAGTGTTGCTCCCACTCGTTTGCAACAATTGTATGAACAAAAAATCGTGCCTGATATCATGAAGCGGCACGGCTACAAAAGTCATCTGGCGGTTCCGCGGCTTTCAAAAATAACGCTCAACATGGGTATTGGTCAAGCAGTCGCAGACAAGAAGAAATTGCAGTCTGCGATGGAAGATATGACTCAAATTAGCGGTCAAAAGCCGGTTCAAACATTGGCGCGAAAATCTATCGCTGGATTTAAATTGCGCGAAGAGGTTGCTATCGGTTGTAAAGTGACAATTCGCCGCAAGCGTATGTACGACTTTTTAGATAGGTTGATTACTACGGCGTTACCACGCTCACGTGATTTTCGTGGACTTAAAGCTAAGTCTTTGGATGGACGGGGAAATTACAGTTTAGGCATTCCTGAGCAAATTGTTTTTCATGAAATTCAGTATGAGAAAATTGATGAGTTGCGCGGTTTGGATGTGACCATCACCACCACAGCAAGCGACGATGAGCAAGCTTTGGAATTATTACTGGCGCTAGGCGTGCCAATACAACAACAGGAGCGATAA
- the rpsN gene encoding 30S ribosomal protein S14, giving the protein MAKVSVVNRNNRRRISVQKYAERRAQLKKIWLNPMLPAKEKEGAFELLQKMPRDTAPTRVRNRCALTGRPRGVYRRFGISRTMLREMMMNGEIPGVVKSSW; this is encoded by the coding sequence ATGGCAAAAGTGTCCGTTGTCAACCGTAATAACCGCCGCCGAATTTCGGTGCAAAAATACGCCGAGCGGCGTGCCCAACTAAAGAAAATCTGGCTTAATCCAATGTTGCCAGCAAAAGAAAAAGAAGGGGCATTTGAATTATTGCAAAAGATGCCGCGTGATACGGCACCGACTAGAGTGCGCAATCGTTGTGCGTTAACTGGACGGCCTCGGGGGGTATATCGTCGTTTCGGCATTTCGCGTACTATGTTGCGTGAAATGATGATGAACGGTGAAATACCCGGTGTAGTCAAATCTAGCTGGTAA
- the rpsH gene encoding 30S ribosomal protein S8, with translation MMTDPIADMLARIKNAQAVGKLTVSFPNSRLKCAILDVLLTEGYIEGYSVSDDKRNIEMIIKYYASRPVIEKLRRASRPGLRRYVRAKDIELVQNGLGVAIISTSKGLMSDHQARSTGLGGEVLCDIC, from the coding sequence ATGATGACCGACCCTATTGCCGACATGCTGGCGCGCATTAAAAATGCTCAAGCAGTGGGCAAGCTAACCGTTTCTTTTCCCAACAGTCGCCTGAAGTGCGCAATTTTAGATGTGCTTTTGACTGAAGGTTATATTGAAGGATATTCGGTGAGTGATGATAAGCGAAACATTGAAATGATTATCAAATATTATGCCAGCCGACCGGTGATTGAAAAACTCAGGCGTGCTAGTCGTCCTGGACTTCGCCGTTATGTGCGGGCTAAAGACATTGAACTAGTACAAAACGGTTTGGGCGTAGCGATTATTTCCACATCTAAAGGGTTAATGTCTGACCATCAGGCTCGTAGCACGGGGCTTGGAGGAGAAGTGCTATGCGATATATGTTAG
- the rplF gene encoding 50S ribosomal protein L6: MSRFIKNTIAVPSGVEVVFSNNGEVTAKGPAGEVKRRLFAPEVSIEKCDGGLRVVCKDESSTALSGTFWRTLKNMVTGVQKHFEVTLLLQGVGYRAQLAGNKVTLQLGFSHPVVYQLPAGVTADAPSQTELTLKGADKMLVGQTAAEIRAMRPPEPYKGKGVRYKDEQVIIKETKKK, from the coding sequence ATGTCAAGATTTATTAAAAATACCATAGCGGTGCCAAGTGGCGTTGAAGTTGTTTTTAGCAACAACGGTGAAGTGACGGCTAAGGGACCTGCTGGAGAAGTCAAGCGGCGACTGTTTGCTCCAGAGGTATCTATTGAAAAATGCGACGGTGGGTTGCGTGTGGTTTGTAAAGATGAATCTAGCACTGCACTTTCTGGTACTTTTTGGAGGACATTGAAAAACATGGTGACCGGAGTGCAAAAGCATTTTGAAGTGACACTCCTGTTGCAGGGAGTTGGCTATCGTGCCCAACTGGCTGGCAATAAAGTTACATTGCAACTGGGTTTTTCGCATCCGGTGGTATACCAATTACCTGCTGGAGTGACTGCTGATGCGCCGTCACAAACCGAATTGACACTAAAAGGTGCCGACAAAATGTTGGTTGGGCAGACTGCCGCCGAAATTCGGGCTATGCGACCGCCAGAACCTTATAAAGGTAAAGGTGTGCGCTATAAAGACGAGCAAGTTATTATTAAGGAAACGAAGAAGAAATGA
- the rplR gene encoding 50S ribosomal protein L18, which yields MSALSSRQRRLRRGVKSRKRQALLGVARVVAHLTGKHTYAQLVASDYRVLASASTVEPELRESLGGKFSNIAAAQRVGMRLAEKAVPLGVEKLAFDRGGRKYHGRIKALAEAARTGGMKF from the coding sequence ATGAGCGCATTATCAAGCAGACAACGTCGTCTTCGGAGGGGCGTCAAAAGCAGGAAACGTCAAGCATTGCTTGGAGTTGCACGTGTTGTGGCGCATCTTACTGGCAAACACACGTATGCTCAGTTGGTTGCTTCTGATTATCGCGTGTTGGCGTCGGCTTCTACAGTTGAGCCGGAGTTGCGAGAGTCACTCGGCGGAAAATTTTCTAATATCGCTGCGGCGCAACGTGTAGGGATGAGGCTGGCAGAGAAAGCTGTGCCTTTGGGAGTAGAAAAATTGGCTTTTGACCGTGGCGGTCGAAAATATCACGGGCGCATTAAGGCGTTAGCGGAGGCTGCGCGTACTGGCGGCATGAAGTTTTAA
- the rpsE gene encoding 30S ribosomal protein S5, producing MDKKDNNKPELTEKMVAVNRVTKVVKGGRIMRFSAIMVVGDGDGRVGMGTGKAREVSLAAQKATENARKAMVKIDLVDGTIYHAIQGRHGASRIYMQPASGGTGIIAGGPVRMLFEVVGIRDILAKNIGSANPYNILRAAIRGLTAIRTPVEVAAKRGLPLEEVQKRHRLIG from the coding sequence ATGGATAAAAAAGACAATAATAAACCGGAATTAACCGAAAAAATGGTTGCAGTCAACCGAGTCACCAAAGTAGTGAAAGGGGGGCGTATTATGCGCTTTTCCGCGATTATGGTGGTTGGTGACGGTGATGGTCGTGTCGGTATGGGTACAGGAAAAGCGCGTGAAGTATCGTTGGCGGCGCAAAAAGCTACCGAAAATGCCCGCAAGGCTATGGTTAAAATAGATTTAGTTGACGGTACTATTTACCATGCAATCCAAGGTAGGCACGGAGCTTCACGTATTTATATGCAGCCAGCTTCTGGCGGTACCGGTATTATTGCCGGTGGTCCGGTGCGGATGTTGTTTGAGGTAGTTGGTATTCGTGATATTTTGGCTAAAAATATCGGCTCGGCAAACCCGTATAACATCTTGCGTGCGGCCATTAGAGGATTGACCGCAATACGTACTCCGGTAGAAGTGGCAGCCAAGCGCGGTTTGCCGCTGGAAGAAGTGCAAAAACGCCATCGTCTTATAGGATAA
- the rplO gene encoding 50S ribosomal protein L15 produces MRLNTLQPGDRQKRKRIGRGMGSGTGKTAGKGHKGQRARSGGRRDGSFEGGQMPLHRRVPKRGFRSRMARETMNVRLSALSGYEGDISAETLKKDGIINKNIKRVRLFRSAKDQTSPKILNVVDMSVSKGARAAIEAAGGAIATIKK; encoded by the coding sequence ATGCGACTAAACACATTACAGCCGGGAGATCGGCAAAAACGCAAAAGAATTGGTCGCGGTATGGGCAGTGGCACCGGAAAAACAGCCGGAAAAGGACATAAAGGACAGCGTGCCCGTTCTGGCGGACGGCGTGACGGCAGTTTTGAGGGTGGGCAAATGCCGTTGCATCGGCGCGTTCCCAAGCGTGGCTTTCGCTCTCGCATGGCGCGAGAAACAATGAATGTACGGCTTTCTGCATTGAGCGGATATGAAGGTGATATTTCTGCTGAAACGCTTAAAAAAGACGGTATTATTAATAAAAATATTAAGCGTGTAAGGCTTTTTCGCTCCGCCAAAGATCAAACATCACCGAAAATACTCAATGTTGTTGATATGTCGGTTAGCAAAGGAGCGCGTGCGGCCATTGAAGCGGCTGGTGGTGCGATCGCTACTATCAAAAAATAA
- the secY gene encoding preprotein translocase subunit SecY, which translates to MALGDKLSDLKSRLAFLLGALVVFRIGSHVPVPGVDYDSLRSVFAEGSSGILDYLNLFSGGALSRASVMALGIFPYITASIIMMLASYSIPWLEELRKEGEQGRRRINQYTRLFTVPLALFQSYGFAVGLEGLEVVETPGAAFRLTAMIGMLGGSMFLMWIGEQITERGIGNGISLLIFASIVSGLPVAVGQLFEQVRLGTYGPFTVIGTLLFVAGILAVVVFVERGQRRVLINYAKRQVGNRMVGGQASYLPLKVNMGGVMPAIFAYAIITFPTTILAFSSAGGSEWLRDLSAYLQRGTPLYFLMLAATIFFFAFFFVSLVYNARENADMLRKSGAFIPGIRPGEQTLSHLEKIVSRLTLIGAVYITVICLVPEVLFSQLSIAAIFGGTSVLIMVVVSIDFMEQIQHYLLTHQYGNLLKNAPGANKK; encoded by the coding sequence ATGGCGTTAGGAGACAAGCTATCAGACCTTAAATCAAGGTTGGCTTTTTTATTGGGGGCTTTGGTAGTGTTTCGCATCGGTTCGCATGTGCCGGTGCCAGGGGTGGATTACGATAGCTTGCGCTCGGTTTTTGCCGAAGGTTCTAGCGGCATTTTAGATTATCTTAACCTATTTTCTGGTGGTGCCTTATCACGTGCTAGTGTGATGGCATTGGGCATTTTTCCCTATATTACCGCTTCCATTATCATGATGCTGGCATCATATTCCATTCCTTGGTTAGAAGAGTTGCGCAAGGAAGGTGAACAAGGGCGGCGGCGCATCAATCAATATACACGGCTTTTTACCGTGCCACTGGCGCTGTTTCAATCGTACGGTTTTGCCGTAGGATTAGAAGGATTAGAAGTAGTGGAAACGCCGGGTGCAGCCTTCCGACTTACAGCGATGATAGGCATGTTAGGTGGATCGATGTTTCTCATGTGGATAGGAGAACAGATTACCGAACGCGGTATTGGCAACGGTATTTCCTTGCTTATTTTTGCCAGCATTGTTTCTGGTTTACCAGTGGCGGTAGGGCAGCTATTTGAGCAGGTACGTTTAGGGACTTACGGTCCATTTACCGTTATCGGGACATTGTTATTTGTCGCAGGAATTTTGGCAGTGGTGGTATTTGTAGAGCGCGGTCAGCGGCGTGTTTTAATTAATTATGCTAAGAGGCAGGTGGGTAATCGTATGGTTGGCGGGCAAGCTTCTTATTTACCGCTCAAAGTTAATATGGGTGGTGTTATGCCGGCAATTTTTGCTTATGCCATTATTACTTTTCCTACTACGATTTTGGCGTTTAGTTCTGCCGGCGGTTCGGAATGGTTGCGTGATCTTAGTGCCTATTTGCAGCGCGGGACACCGCTGTATTTTTTGATGTTGGCAGCAACAATATTTTTCTTTGCATTTTTCTTTGTTTCGCTGGTTTACAACGCGCGAGAAAATGCTGACATGTTGCGTAAAAGCGGTGCTTTTATTCCCGGTATTCGTCCCGGCGAGCAGACATTGAGTCATTTAGAAAAAATTGTTAGCAGACTAACTCTTATTGGTGCCGTGTACATTACTGTCATTTGTTTGGTTCCGGAAGTGTTATTTTCGCAATTAAGCATTGCCGCCATTTTTGGTGGAACATCGGTACTCATCATGGTTGTAGTATCCATTGATTTTATGGAGCAAATACAACATTATTTACTTACGCACCAATACGGCAATTTGCTTAAAAATGCGCCCGGAGCAAATAAAAAATAA
- the infA gene encoding translation initiation factor IF-1, which produces MAGNDDKIEINGTVTDLLPNATFRVKLETGHLIIAHASGKMRMRHIRVLPGDKVRVELSEYDISKGRIVYREK; this is translated from the coding sequence ATGGCAGGTAACGACGACAAAATTGAAATTAACGGAACGGTAACCGATTTATTGCCTAACGCCACGTTTCGGGTGAAATTGGAAACTGGTCATTTGATTATCGCTCATGCATCTGGGAAAATGAGAATGCGTCATATTCGCGTGTTACCTGGCGATAAGGTGCGTGTGGAACTTAGCGAATATGACATTAGCAAAGGTCGTATTGTTTACAGGGAAAAATAA
- a CDS encoding tRNA (cytidine(34)-2'-O)-methyltransferase, translated as MFHIILVNPEIPPNTGNVIRLTANIGAQLHLVKPLGFSLDNKLLRRAGLDYHEHTNMKVHGSLPAALSAAGSGQNYAATGKGETRFDTPHYHPGDIFVFGCESVGLPDDILSTQFTPTTRLFIPMQPRNRSLNLSNSVAVILMEAWRQQEFSGSIRTDNQGNNSN; from the coding sequence ATGTTTCACATCATTCTTGTCAACCCCGAAATTCCACCCAACACTGGCAACGTAATTCGCTTGACCGCAAACATCGGCGCACAACTGCATTTGGTTAAACCACTGGGATTTTCTTTGGATAATAAACTATTGCGCCGTGCAGGATTAGATTATCACGAGCACACAAACATGAAAGTTCACGGCTCGCTTCCAGCAGCTCTTAGTGCCGCTGGAAGCGGACAAAACTATGCCGCCACCGGAAAAGGAGAAACACGATTTGACACACCACACTACCACCCCGGAGATATATTTGTGTTTGGTTGCGAGTCTGTCGGGCTACCAGATGATATTTTATCCACGCAGTTTACACCTACCACACGGCTGTTTATTCCCATGCAACCACGCAATCGTAGTTTAAATTTGTCCAATTCAGTCGCAGTAATATTGATGGAAGCTTGGCGACAACAAGAATTTTCTGGGTCAATAAGAACCGATAATCAAGGCAACAACAGCAATTGA
- the rpmF gene encoding 50S ribosomal protein L32: MAVQKSKKSPSRRNMRRGHDKLSGATVVTDATTGSRHRRHHIAVAGGASYYRGREVIAPPAAADTEEE, from the coding sequence ATGGCAGTCCAAAAAAGCAAGAAATCACCATCTCGGCGTAATATGCGGCGAGGACATGACAAACTATCCGGGGCTACCGTCGTTACTGACGCCACCACGGGAAGCCGTCACCGGCGCCATCACATTGCGGTCGCTGGCGGCGCATCGTATTATCGCGGGCGCGAAGTCATCGCACCGCCAGCAGCAGCCGATACCGAGGAAGAGTAA